The window TATGATGTTTTAGCCCTACTTTTATCCCTGTCATAATCCTCATATGTTTATTCCCGCAAAACGGACAGGGCCTTAGTCGATTTTCTCTGTTCATATTTTCCCCTCCAATCAGGTAATCGAATTAGCCTATATGTTCTAAATGGAAATCCATAATTATTTACCCCTTCATAAACACTATCTTTATCTAAGTAATATCCATTAGGTACTTTAATATCCTTACGCCACTCTGTAGCCTTTAGTATCTTTTTCTTTACTTCTGGCTTTTCAAGATTAGTACTAGATACCCATTTCTTTCTTATCTGCGCATCCTTATGATCAATGTCAGATTTTCTTTCTTTCATGAAGTATTTAGCTAACCCTATAGCATCTTCTGCTTCACCTCTGTAGTATTCAATTTTTGTATAGCCATGTGGCCATAGCTTTTTTAATAATTGACTAGTTAATTCAATACCTCTTGAAAGCAATGCATGGAAATGTATGCGCCCTTGCTTTTCCATTACGTAAATGTATTTACAGGTTTGTTCTGCCTTCTGAAATAATTCCCGGACCTTCCTGAAAAATTTCCTAATTTTATCTTTGGCTTCTGATTCATCCTCCTCATCCTTAAATGTGAGTGTCAGATAATAATCATCTGCCTTGAAATTCATATCTATTAATAACCGCAATTGCTTTTCCGCCATTCTAAGGTTATTCTTTCTTATGACTTCCGGCGTTACCTGTTTTCTTTCACTCCGCACTTTCTTACCCGGTTTGCCATAGTATGAATTTCCTGTAACATGATCAGATATTTCCATCATGTTTTTAGATTTAATTGTTGTTCTTCTTCTCATTTAGTTATCACCTTATGTTGAGTTGTTAATGTATCTATCTAGTCTCACAAAATAGCTATCAAACCGCTATTTTACTAGACTTTTCCCATTATGCGTGATATACTAAACATGTAAGGTTTTAGTTATCACATAACTTTAATGGCCGTGTTTCCCGACACGGTCATTTTTCTTTGTCAAAATTACAATGCCAATCACCTTGAGACTTTGTTAGGTATTGGCAATTACTGCAGCAATCCATGCATATCAACTGTTTATGTCTATGACATACTACAGCATGCTTGATTGCTTTTTTACATTCCGGGCATGTATTATTTAGTGCTTTCTCATACCATTTAGTACTCATATCCATGCCTTTCTTTTAGTATTGTTTGTAAAACTTTTCTGTATTCTCTTGGATGTGATCCAGCGTGAATTTTAATTCTATGGCAATGCCAGCATAAGCAACATAGATTTTCTATGTTATTTTTTCCTCCTGCTGACCTATATTTGATATGATGAATCTCTTCATAAGGGGCTCCGCATAAAATACATTTTCTATGGTCTCGCTCTATAACCTTAGGACGGATTTTCTCCAACTCCATATCATTCTTTTTTTTATTTCTACTTTTCTTGCTTAATGGTTTCTTTGAAACCATTCTTTTTTTTGCTCTTAACGGTGTCCTTTTAAGCATTTTTATCCCAGTCCCTAGCTATTTGGGCCTCAACTAATCTACAATCCAACTTATAAATATTGATTGCTTCCGTAGCACTGGCATAAAGCGTTTTAGCTACATCTCGTTCATACCGTAATTGGCTGATAACATCATCACCATTTACCAGTTCCATAATTAGAGATACTTTTTCTCCATTATGTTTTGCCTGTAATATAGCTTTACGTTTTTCAACTCTGTATTTCCGTTCTGCTGCTGCTAACTCTGTGCCTCGCTCTTTGGCAATCGTAAGGGCCTTATTTAAATCATCCCTTCGTTTATTTAGATATGGTAGTAACTCCCAACTGTCTAATTGCTGCATGTTGCTTCCTTTTTATTTCCTTAATTTTCTTGTTATATAGCCATAATCGTTTAGCTTTTTGTAGCAAATAAATCCCAATAGAATATGCTGCTATATTAACTACATTAAAAAGAACATCGCCCCATGACTGTGCAAATTCAATGCCACCATATAATCCAAATACAATAACACCAAATAGCCACTGTATCGCTGTAATGAACTTATCCATATTTACTACTCCTATGCTTTTAACCATTTCATGTGTTGCGAACGCATCCACATTTCAAATTTATCTACATGGACCAATGTTTGTTGTGGTCCAAGTTGCATACAGATTTCATTGAACTTACCCTCCTTACGGATCATGTCAATTCTTCTGTAAATGTACATTTTGCTACGGCCCCATATCTTGGCCAATGTA of the Veillonella parvula genome contains:
- a CDS encoding HNH endonuclease — encoded protein: MLKRTPLRAKKRMVSKKPLSKKSRNKKKNDMELEKIRPKVIERDHRKCILCGAPYEEIHHIKYRSAGGKNNIENLCCLCWHCHRIKIHAGSHPREYRKVLQTILKERHGYEY